In Deinococcus taeanensis, one DNA window encodes the following:
- a CDS encoding HD domain-containing phosphohydrolase gives MPSAHTTLNRLEALTDPRQALHDALALAASAASASAQAKAELLAAQRALELDEHQRALDSARQAAALFTQLQDQVSACEANLIALRALMNLNDAPAFERLTATILSEGEACGAWAVVANVHNLQGGMHLRHGKLSDAIASLERASALRRDISDDAGYAGSLNNLGLLHQRAGDTGRALEYFLACVAFIHASGKDLARQLGACLINVGALYRSMQLLDQAGQYLREGIAAVQQAQDLRMELSGVVALADVHRDRGDSKGAILTYLEALALAERTGAREEEAEVLDSLGRVYASLGEDALAGQMSRRALAIASELGLSLVQLWATLSLAHLTLKAGDAQEARHLYAAAREHAEQAGVQREVWQALEGEAQARRHLGDHAGAADLLSTLLSAERAGYAEREAVKLSEHQARFDVEKANLEVDTNRRLREAAEEARRAAEAAVQKRTEELEFAQVEIVTRLAAAAEYRDDQTGKHTFRVGHVSAYLAERLGMPAGEVDILRLAARLHDVGKIGIPDAILLKPGRFTPEEFDTMKQHAVIGARILSGGHSALLRAAEEIALTHHERWDGTGYPYGLSGEAIPLSGRLVSIADVYDALTSERPYKRAWTPQEALTEIEAQAGRQFDPRVVEAFGDMVRSGELERMAIVEDGHLFTPGAVLGERFSSPQVTADPDVPVKRPAHRLPEDVQRRLTRLLRDGWDARRDQPEHALALTQAALLLAEQHDDDLGRAYAQRNQGFACLQGNDLHSAEALLTPALNVAWAYGDLTLERDVTNLLAGVYSAMGRQQDARNLCETTRRLSAQLGDPSGEANALTNLGIIEAKLEQYAEATATFEQAARLYRAQEDHSGLANCLYNMADAALDAGDAPGANVLARDTIQAASQGGRPDLAVLALSLLACSHDAQGQHEAAAALHQQLRTALEPGRDHQPEAWGWAHAHAADNRVALGDDEAAVTLFEAAAQIAGDRALHDLQLHAHSRLVDLKLRQGDVQGAARHLQAERNARAALQ, from the coding sequence ATGCCTAGCGCCCACACCACCCTCAACCGCCTGGAGGCGCTGACTGATCCGCGTCAGGCCCTGCACGACGCCCTGGCCCTCGCGGCGTCCGCGGCGTCCGCGTCCGCGCAGGCCAAAGCGGAACTGCTCGCCGCGCAGCGCGCCCTGGAACTCGACGAACACCAACGCGCCCTGGACAGCGCCCGGCAGGCCGCGGCGCTCTTCACGCAGTTGCAGGATCAGGTCAGTGCCTGTGAAGCGAACCTCATTGCCCTGCGCGCACTGATGAACCTCAATGACGCTCCGGCCTTCGAGCGGCTGACGGCCACGATACTGAGTGAAGGGGAGGCGTGCGGCGCGTGGGCGGTGGTGGCCAACGTCCATAACCTTCAGGGCGGCATGCACCTGCGGCACGGCAAGCTGAGTGACGCCATCGCGTCGCTTGAACGGGCCTCCGCGCTGCGCAGGGACATCAGCGACGATGCTGGCTACGCCGGGAGTCTGAACAACCTGGGCCTCCTGCATCAACGCGCCGGTGACACCGGCCGGGCTCTCGAGTATTTCCTGGCGTGCGTGGCGTTCATTCACGCGTCCGGCAAGGATCTGGCGCGGCAGCTCGGCGCGTGCCTCATCAACGTCGGCGCCCTGTACCGCTCCATGCAGCTGCTTGATCAGGCCGGGCAGTACCTGCGCGAAGGAATCGCTGCAGTCCAGCAGGCCCAGGACCTGCGCATGGAGCTGTCCGGCGTGGTCGCCCTGGCAGACGTTCACCGCGACCGCGGCGACTCCAAAGGCGCCATTCTGACCTACCTCGAGGCGCTCGCCCTGGCCGAACGGACCGGCGCGCGCGAAGAGGAAGCGGAAGTGCTTGACAGCCTCGGGCGGGTGTACGCCTCGCTTGGTGAGGACGCCCTGGCCGGGCAGATGAGCCGCCGGGCGCTGGCCATCGCATCTGAACTGGGCCTGTCGCTCGTGCAGCTGTGGGCCACCCTCAGTCTCGCGCACCTCACCCTCAAAGCCGGTGACGCTCAGGAAGCCCGGCACCTGTACGCCGCAGCGAGGGAACACGCCGAACAGGCCGGGGTTCAACGCGAAGTGTGGCAGGCCCTGGAAGGCGAAGCGCAGGCCCGGCGGCACCTGGGCGATCACGCCGGCGCGGCCGACCTGCTCAGCACCCTGCTCAGCGCTGAACGCGCCGGATACGCAGAGCGTGAAGCGGTCAAGCTCAGCGAACACCAGGCGCGGTTTGACGTCGAGAAGGCCAACCTCGAGGTCGACACCAACCGGCGGCTGCGTGAAGCGGCCGAGGAGGCGCGGCGCGCGGCGGAGGCGGCCGTGCAGAAACGCACGGAAGAACTCGAATTCGCGCAGGTCGAAATTGTGACGCGCCTGGCCGCCGCCGCCGAATACCGCGACGACCAGACGGGCAAGCACACCTTCCGCGTCGGGCACGTCAGCGCCTACCTCGCCGAGCGGCTCGGCATGCCCGCCGGTGAAGTAGACATCCTGCGCCTCGCCGCGCGCCTGCATGACGTCGGCAAAATCGGCATTCCGGACGCCATCCTGCTGAAACCCGGCCGGTTCACTCCGGAAGAATTCGACACGATGAAACAGCACGCCGTCATCGGCGCGCGCATTCTCTCCGGTGGCCACTCCGCCCTGCTGCGCGCCGCGGAGGAAATCGCCCTGACCCATCACGAACGCTGGGACGGGACGGGCTACCCATACGGACTGAGCGGTGAGGCGATTCCCCTCAGCGGCCGGCTGGTGTCTATCGCGGACGTCTACGACGCACTGACGAGCGAACGCCCCTACAAGCGCGCCTGGACGCCGCAGGAAGCCCTGACGGAAATCGAGGCCCAGGCTGGGCGCCAGTTCGATCCCCGCGTCGTTGAGGCGTTCGGCGACATGGTCCGCAGCGGCGAGCTCGAACGCATGGCGATCGTGGAAGACGGCCACCTCTTCACTCCGGGGGCCGTGCTGGGCGAACGTTTTTCCTCCCCGCAGGTCACCGCTGACCCTGACGTCCCGGTGAAGCGCCCGGCCCACCGCCTCCCGGAAGACGTGCAGCGGCGCCTGACCAGACTTCTCCGTGACGGCTGGGACGCGCGGCGGGACCAGCCTGAACACGCGCTGGCCCTCACGCAGGCCGCCCTCCTGCTGGCCGAACAGCACGACGATGATCTGGGCCGGGCGTACGCGCAGCGCAACCAGGGTTTCGCATGCCTGCAGGGCAATGACCTGCACAGTGCCGAGGCGCTGCTGACGCCCGCGCTGAACGTGGCGTGGGCCTACGGCGACCTGACCCTCGAACGCGACGTGACCAACCTTCTCGCCGGGGTTTACTCCGCCATGGGCCGGCAGCAGGACGCACGGAACCTGTGCGAGACGACGAGGCGGCTGTCCGCGCAGCTGGGCGACCCCAGCGGAGAAGCCAACGCCCTGACGAACCTCGGCATCATTGAAGCGAAACTCGAGCAGTACGCCGAGGCGACCGCCACCTTCGAGCAGGCCGCGCGCCTCTACCGCGCGCAGGAAGACCACAGCGGGCTCGCCAACTGCCTGTACAACATGGCAGACGCGGCCCTCGACGCCGGGGACGCGCCCGGCGCCAACGTCCTTGCCCGGGACACTATTCAGGCGGCCTCACAGGGCGGCAGACCCGATCTCGCCGTGCTCGCGCTGAGTCTTCTGGCCTGCTCTCACGACGCCCAGGGGCAGCACGAGGCCGCGGCGGCGCTGCATCAGCAGCTGCGCACGGCCCTGGAGCCCGGCCGTGATCATCAACCGGAAGCGTGGGGCTGGGCCCACGCGCACGCTGCAGACAACCGCGTGGCCCTCGGGGACGACGAGGCGGCCGTCACCCTGTTCGAAGCCGCAGCGCAGATCGCGGGCGACCGGGCGCTTCACGACCTGCAGCTTCACGCGCACAGTCGCCTGGTGGACCTGAAACTGCGTCAGGGAGACGTTCAGGGCGCGGCCCGCCACCTTCAGGCGGAACGGAACGCCAGAGCGGCGCTGCAGTAA
- a CDS encoding NAD-dependent epimerase/dehydratase family protein, whose amino-acid sequence MPETKRPIMVTGAAGYLASWIVEDLLRHGHTVHGTVRELQDNTKTQHLLELARQYPQQLKLFEADLVREGSFDTAMNGCSVVIHTASPYFLDRPKDVERQLIQPALKGTQNVLASVNRTETVRRVVLTSSIASLYNDACDLRGAEQQTVQEGDLNPSVRSNHNPYAYSKTVAEQAAWKECRQQQRWDMVSIHPGAIFGPSLSKRPDATSVTMMTQFLNGSYRRGVPRLWLGLVDVRDVASVHVRAATLPQAHHRYIAVAQSLRLLEIAQLMQVSEFSLEDRLPKSEVPKMLMWLIGPVIGMQRRYVARNVSYPLRFDSQRSQKELGVHYRPPRETVNDHIRQLVRDGLVSA is encoded by the coding sequence GTGCCTGAAACGAAACGTCCCATCATGGTGACCGGCGCAGCCGGCTACCTCGCCTCCTGGATCGTTGAGGACCTGCTCCGCCACGGCCACACCGTTCACGGCACCGTGCGCGAGTTGCAGGACAACACCAAGACGCAGCACCTGCTCGAGCTCGCCCGACAGTACCCGCAGCAGCTCAAACTGTTCGAAGCGGATCTTGTCAGAGAAGGCAGCTTCGACACCGCCATGAACGGCTGTTCGGTCGTCATTCACACCGCGTCACCCTACTTTCTCGATAGACCGAAGGATGTGGAACGGCAGTTGATCCAGCCAGCACTCAAAGGAACTCAGAATGTCCTCGCCTCAGTGAACCGGACGGAAACAGTCAGGCGTGTCGTACTGACCAGCAGCATTGCGTCGCTGTACAACGACGCGTGCGACCTGCGCGGTGCAGAACAGCAGACCGTTCAGGAAGGGGACCTCAACCCGAGTGTACGCAGTAACCACAATCCATATGCCTACTCCAAAACGGTTGCCGAGCAGGCCGCCTGGAAGGAATGTCGCCAGCAGCAACGCTGGGATATGGTGTCCATCCATCCCGGAGCCATCTTCGGCCCTTCACTGTCCAAACGCCCGGATGCCACGAGCGTGACAATGATGACGCAATTCCTCAACGGCTCGTACCGCAGGGGCGTGCCCCGACTCTGGCTTGGTCTGGTCGATGTTCGTGATGTCGCCAGTGTTCACGTACGGGCAGCGACGCTTCCTCAAGCTCATCACCGGTACATCGCGGTGGCACAGAGCCTCCGGTTGCTGGAAATCGCTCAGCTCATGCAGGTGAGTGAATTTAGCCTTGAGGACCGACTTCCAAAAAGTGAAGTGCCCAAGATGCTGATGTGGCTCATTGGCCCGGTGATCGGCATGCAGCGCAGGTATGTGGCCCGGAACGTGAGTTATCCCCTCCGGTTCGACAGTCAGCGCAGCCAGAAGGAATTAGGCGTGCACTACCGACCGCCCCGCGAAACCGTGAATGATCATATCCGGCAGCTGGTGCGTGATGGCCTCGTTTCTGCATGA
- a CDS encoding WGxxGxxG family protein, translated as MTPLTQKAFLVLLLAAAPLPALAQDTSTDTKTTDTTTTTATEQDNDGMDWGWLGLLGLAGLAGLRRREPTVVNTSTTRTNSSNVR; from the coding sequence ATGACACCCCTGACCCAGAAAGCGTTCCTCGTGCTGCTGCTTGCCGCCGCGCCCCTGCCCGCCCTGGCGCAGGACACCAGCACCGATACCAAGACGACTGACACGACCACCACGACGGCCACGGAGCAGGACAACGACGGCATGGACTGGGGCTGGCTGGGCCTGCTGGGCCTTGCCGGGCTCGCTGGCCTGCGCCGTCGTGAACCCACTGTTGTGAATACCAGCACCACCCGCACGAACAGCAGCAACGTCCGCTGA
- a CDS encoding response regulator: MLSVCPTSLSILLVDDNCADRLLAEEAFDLLPEPVNVQFCSTGPEALAWLRCPEHPRPDVMLLDVNMPGMSGLEVLETLRADPGLRSLVVVMLTTSSQPQDQQRASELAASAYWVKETDFANFTQQVEAFVRTWQHVPSHQLAPDPPPG; the protein is encoded by the coding sequence ATGCTCAGCGTCTGCCCAACCTCACTGTCGATTCTTCTGGTGGACGATAATTGCGCTGACCGCCTGCTGGCCGAAGAGGCGTTCGACCTGCTGCCGGAGCCGGTGAACGTCCAGTTCTGCTCAACTGGCCCTGAAGCGCTGGCGTGGCTGCGCTGCCCGGAGCACCCCCGGCCGGACGTCATGCTTCTGGATGTGAACATGCCCGGAATGAGTGGCCTGGAGGTGCTCGAAACGCTGCGGGCGGATCCGGGGCTGCGTTCTCTGGTTGTGGTGATGCTCACAACGTCCAGTCAACCGCAGGACCAGCAGCGGGCCTCCGAACTTGCCGCCAGCGCTTACTGGGTCAAAGAGACGGACTTCGCGAACTTCACGCAGCAGGTGGAAGCCTTCGTGAGGACTTGGCAGCACGTCCCCTCCCACCAGTTGGCACCGGATCCTCCACCCGGCTGA
- a CDS encoding helix-turn-helix domain-containing protein, with protein sequence MKLCERLRELRQERGLRLKDVANVSGISVPYLSDLERGRTNPSLDTLQTLAAAYTITVHDLLESVEFYGSSTEGALPRGLADLLVDPALGPQITPDWIRTLSRIELRGQRPRSKGDWYEIFLHLKRILA encoded by the coding sequence ATGAAACTTTGCGAGCGACTGCGTGAACTCCGTCAGGAACGAGGCCTCCGCCTAAAAGACGTCGCCAACGTCTCTGGCATCAGCGTGCCGTACCTCAGCGACCTTGAGCGAGGCCGGACCAACCCCAGTCTCGACACCCTCCAGACCCTCGCGGCCGCGTACACAATCACCGTACACGACCTGCTTGAAAGCGTCGAATTCTACGGTTCCTCCACCGAAGGTGCCCTGCCCAGGGGGCTGGCCGACCTGCTCGTCGATCCTGCCCTCGGCCCACAGATCACCCCTGACTGGATCCGGACCCTCTCCCGCATCGAACTGCGTGGTCAGCGTCCCCGGAGCAAAGGCGACTGGTACGAGATCTTCCTCCACCTCAAACGCATCCTCGCCTGA
- a CDS encoding helix-turn-helix transcriptional regulator translates to MNNRVRALRKECGWTQSDLAEKLEVSRQTINAIETGKYDPSLSLAFRISLLFMARIEDIFLFQAPPTPRK, encoded by the coding sequence GTGAATAACCGCGTGCGCGCCCTGCGGAAGGAATGTGGCTGGACACAATCGGACTTGGCAGAGAAACTTGAAGTGTCACGTCAGACCATCAATGCGATCGAGACCGGCAAATATGATCCCAGCCTGTCGCTCGCCTTCCGGATCAGCCTCTTGTTCATGGCCCGTATTGAAGACATCTTCCTGTTCCAGGCGCCGCCCACTCCTCGGAAATAG
- a CDS encoding MFS transporter, with amino-acid sequence MSPRSPAPPRAVPPGPPARPHFYGWTVVAVAAFVLLLSAGARSAPGVFLLPMQADLGMSRTTLSFAASIGLIMFGLGGPLSGALMDRFGPRRVTAGGLLLIALSFAGSALIHTAWQLHLIWGLLSGLGTGIVGSVLGATVANRWFVTRRGLVMGLFGAAGSAGQLIFLPVLTAMAAALGWRQSAVIIGALALATLAPALLLLRDRPSDINALPLGLKPGEVAPSVLPDPGVMRRAVRSRHFWLLAVTFFVCGATSNGLIGMHFIAYCTEAGLTAGYAAGMLALMGAFNFAGTIASGWLTDRFDPRLLLGGYYAFRGLSLALLLFIPPGVGLVAFAVLFGLDYIATVPPTTALVADRFGRGNVGTVYGWVFCAHMIGAALAAWLSGVARDTLGSYGAAFVVAAVLSIAAAALTQGMTRPARPALAVD; translated from the coding sequence ATGTCACCCCGGTCACCTGCACCGCCCCGCGCCGTTCCGCCCGGGCCACCCGCCCGTCCACACTTCTACGGCTGGACCGTCGTGGCCGTCGCCGCGTTCGTGCTGCTCCTGTCCGCCGGAGCGCGCTCCGCTCCCGGCGTGTTTCTCCTGCCGATGCAGGCGGACCTCGGCATGAGCCGCACCACCCTGTCGTTCGCCGCGTCTATCGGGCTGATCATGTTCGGTCTGGGCGGCCCGCTCAGCGGCGCCCTGATGGACCGCTTCGGACCGCGGCGCGTCACGGCCGGCGGCCTGCTGCTCATTGCGCTGAGCTTCGCTGGCAGCGCCCTGATTCACACCGCCTGGCAGCTGCACCTGATCTGGGGCCTGCTCAGCGGGCTGGGTACCGGCATCGTCGGGAGCGTCCTGGGGGCCACCGTGGCCAACCGGTGGTTCGTGACCCGGCGCGGCCTGGTGATGGGCCTGTTTGGCGCCGCCGGCTCCGCCGGTCAGTTGATTTTCCTGCCGGTGCTCACTGCGATGGCCGCCGCGCTGGGCTGGCGTCAGAGCGCCGTGATCATCGGCGCGCTCGCCCTGGCCACCCTGGCACCCGCACTGCTGCTGCTGCGGGACCGGCCGTCGGACATCAACGCCCTGCCGCTGGGCCTCAAACCCGGTGAGGTGGCGCCCAGCGTCCTGCCGGACCCGGGGGTGATGCGCCGCGCCGTGCGCTCCCGCCACTTCTGGCTGCTGGCCGTCACGTTCTTCGTGTGCGGCGCCACCAGCAACGGATTGATCGGCATGCACTTCATCGCGTACTGCACCGAGGCGGGCCTCACCGCCGGGTACGCTGCCGGCATGCTGGCCCTGATGGGCGCTTTCAATTTTGCCGGCACCATCGCCAGTGGCTGGCTGACCGACCGCTTCGACCCGCGCCTGCTGCTGGGCGGGTACTACGCCTTTCGCGGCCTGAGCCTGGCCCTGCTGCTGTTCATTCCGCCGGGGGTGGGCCTGGTGGCGTTCGCTGTGCTGTTCGGCCTGGACTACATTGCCACCGTTCCGCCCACCACGGCCCTCGTGGCCGACCGGTTTGGCCGTGGCAACGTCGGCACGGTGTACGGCTGGGTGTTCTGCGCGCACATGATCGGCGCGGCCCTGGCCGCCTGGCTGAGCGGCGTGGCGCGTGACACGCTGGGGTCGTACGGCGCCGCGTTTGTCGTGGCGGCCGTTCTGTCCATCGCTGCGGCGGCGCTGACCCAGGGCATGACGAGGCCTGCTCGCCCGGCGCTGGCGGTCGATTGA
- a CDS encoding helix-turn-helix transcriptional regulator, producing MSEVRASLDAHATEEVSLDVLAQLAGLSAFHLNRVFRRKVGLPPHAYQVQARIRQARTWIAAGWGLAEVALAAGFSDQSAFSNEFRWYVGVTPGRYARN from the coding sequence GTGAGCGAGGTCCGGGCCTCCCTGGACGCGCACGCGACCGAGGAGGTGTCGCTGGACGTTCTGGCGCAGCTGGCCGGTCTGAGCGCCTTTCATCTGAACCGGGTGTTCCGGCGGAAGGTGGGCCTGCCGCCGCATGCGTACCAGGTGCAGGCCCGCATCCGGCAGGCGCGCACCTGGATCGCAGCAGGCTGGGGTCTGGCGGAGGTGGCGCTGGCAGCGGGGTTCAGTGACCAGAGCGCCTTCTCGAACGAGTTCAGATGGTATGTCGGGGTCACGCCCGGCCGGTACGCGCGGAATTGA
- a CDS encoding transposase, whose amino-acid sequence MIRPSAARSHVDTLAKSLKERLSHHRRDTLRRVAEVLFGMLQAESTLYRKIALHIERGATPASITRMVARTFHETNLTPQDVYNVLLPLLPPGRMTFVMDRTNWKLGSQALNLLVLGVALGDVVLPLTWKVWPYGGNSDMRARMLLVGLLLKRLPAQRWAILIADCECIGQEWFSSLRDRRIRRCIRLRENTLLDNEAAREFFPLKPGEVRTVFEQIWVYGSWMQVVATLSPQGERVLVASDLSLWDTLTTYRLRWSIECTFSAIKTRGLHLEQTHMTQPDRLSRLFGPLSLALAWMVRIGEWRAEQQPIPTKKHVRPADHRASYGRELLCAALRWGKPTFYTHFELLESPFAYPGQRRSQPVRD is encoded by the coding sequence GTGATCCGTCCCAGTGCCGCCCGCTCGCATGTTGACACGCTCGCTAAGTCCCTCAAAGAGCGTCTCTCTCATCATCGCCGCGACACCCTGCGCCGAGTCGCTGAAGTTCTGTTCGGAATGCTTCAGGCCGAGTCCACCCTGTACCGGAAAATCGCGCTTCACATCGAGCGCGGCGCGACGCCCGCGTCCATCACCCGGATGGTCGCGCGGACCTTCCACGAGACGAACCTCACGCCGCAGGACGTCTACAACGTCCTGCTTCCCCTGCTGCCTCCAGGCCGGATGACCTTCGTCATGGACCGGACGAATTGGAAGCTCGGCTCACAAGCTCTCAATCTGCTGGTGCTGGGTGTTGCTCTCGGTGACGTGGTGCTCCCCCTGACCTGGAAGGTGTGGCCGTACGGCGGCAACAGTGACATGCGCGCCCGAATGCTGCTGGTGGGGTTGCTCCTGAAGCGTCTTCCTGCCCAGCGCTGGGCCATTCTGATTGCCGACTGCGAATGTATTGGGCAGGAATGGTTCAGCAGTCTGCGAGACCGCAGGATCAGGCGGTGCATTCGGCTCCGGGAAAACACGCTGCTGGACAACGAAGCTGCGCGTGAGTTCTTCCCCTTGAAGCCTGGTGAGGTGCGGACCGTGTTCGAGCAGATCTGGGTCTATGGCAGTTGGATGCAGGTGGTCGCGACGCTCTCCCCGCAGGGAGAGCGTGTCCTGGTGGCCTCGGATTTGTCCCTCTGGGACACCTTGACCACCTACCGGCTCAGGTGGAGCATCGAATGCACCTTCTCAGCCATAAAAACGCGGGGCCTGCACCTCGAACAGACGCACATGACCCAACCCGACCGTCTCTCACGACTGTTCGGGCCGCTCAGCCTCGCGTTGGCCTGGATGGTCCGCATCGGGGAATGGCGAGCCGAGCAACAGCCCATTCCCACCAAGAAACATGTTCGCCCGGCTGATCACCGGGCGAGCTACGGACGCGAACTGCTCTGTGCGGCTTTACGCTGGGGGAAACCTACGTTCTACACGCATTTTGAGCTGCTCGAATCCCCTTTTGCCTATCCAGGACAGCGAAGATCGCAACCTGTCAGGGACTGA
- a CDS encoding alpha/beta hydrolase produces the protein MWAPSVRRRVPRTRAREVQQDGRPLLRLTRNSATTRPGVLGLEWDGHAGTRLFAQLGPVLTRTRRTVTRAVMWQDAAVSTGQAVRPSTVGLGTPASRGLSYQEVLVPAEHGPMPAWLVPGGAAGQSSGTDWVIVTHGYKGLRQDALRILPTFARMGLSSLTITYRNAHGAPRTEQGVYRLSADEWQDLEAAVRYAQEHGARRLLLMGFSMGGGITLAFLRYSALAPLIRGAILDSPPLEWRSLIRHYARRYGLQPLAGLVEWLTVIKSGQDFDAIDHHSVMQSFTTPMLLFHGSADRTVPVAHAERLANARPDLVEYHRVEGAEHIRPWNVDPERYEAALTSFVRRVLAESSGEATG, from the coding sequence GTGTGGGCCCCCTCGGTCCGCCGCCGCGTGCCGCGCACCCGCGCCCGTGAAGTTCAGCAGGACGGCCGTCCGCTGCTGCGGCTGACGCGCAACTCGGCCACCACGCGTCCTGGCGTGCTGGGTCTGGAGTGGGACGGTCACGCCGGAACGCGGCTGTTCGCTCAACTCGGCCCTGTCCTGACCCGGACCCGCCGGACCGTGACCCGCGCCGTGATGTGGCAGGACGCAGCTGTCTCGACTGGTCAGGCCGTGCGGCCCAGTACGGTTGGCCTGGGTACTCCCGCTTCCCGTGGCCTGTCGTACCAGGAGGTGCTGGTGCCTGCGGAACACGGTCCGATGCCTGCCTGGCTGGTGCCTGGGGGTGCAGCCGGTCAGTCGAGCGGGACTGACTGGGTCATTGTGACTCACGGGTACAAGGGGCTGCGGCAGGACGCGCTGCGCATTCTGCCCACTTTTGCCCGCATGGGCCTCTCGAGTCTGACCATCACGTACCGGAACGCGCACGGTGCGCCCCGCACTGAGCAGGGCGTCTACCGCCTGAGTGCAGATGAATGGCAGGATCTGGAAGCGGCGGTACGGTACGCCCAGGAGCACGGCGCGCGGCGGCTGCTGCTGATGGGTTTCAGCATGGGGGGAGGCATCACCCTGGCGTTCTTGCGCTACAGCGCCCTGGCCCCCCTGATTCGCGGGGCGATCCTGGATTCCCCGCCCCTGGAGTGGCGGTCGTTGATCCGGCACTACGCACGGCGTTACGGTCTGCAGCCGCTCGCAGGGCTGGTGGAATGGTTGACTGTCATTAAAAGTGGGCAGGATTTTGACGCGATTGATCACCACAGTGTGATGCAGAGCTTCACCACCCCGATGCTCCTGTTTCACGGAAGTGCCGACCGGACAGTCCCAGTGGCTCACGCCGAGCGCCTGGCGAACGCCCGGCCGGATCTGGTGGAGTACCACCGCGTTGAAGGGGCGGAGCACATCCGCCCGTGGAACGTCGATCCTGAACGGTATGAGGCGGCCCTGACGAGTTTCGTGCGTCGTGTGCTGGCGGAAAGCAGCGGTGAGGCTACAGGCTGA
- a CDS encoding S8 family serine peptidase — protein sequence MHTSLKFLGQGLLLTAALASCSRAPTVTPQGALAVVPEFGAQTQDSAGAGRLHALAGAFVTAGAFVTAGAFVTAGAFVTATPDDWAAALDATTVPDGTPNTFSGNSPVWDSIGLASGQQAAPQLGQGVTVAVIDSGIDLNHAGFSGHLSGAGHDFLSQDSEPQEGGAPGDVAFGHGTGVASVILQVAPRATILPLRALSPDGTGDTSDIAAAVRYAAQHGADIINVSVASEPDPALEQALNEAAGAGIYVVLSAGNTGRSPVLYPARTAQGSGTFAAHAISVGSSDTAGTRSDFSSYGADLEVLAPAEGVFTAYPGNHFAQWRGTSFAAPMVSGALALAVGAGAADDANLAAALTASASNVDALNGPSLLPGETTLGYGKLNLPAFLSALP from the coding sequence ATGCACACATCGTTGAAATTCCTGGGTCAGGGCCTGCTGCTGACTGCGGCCCTCGCCTCCTGCAGCCGCGCCCCGACGGTCACGCCGCAGGGCGCCCTCGCCGTTGTGCCGGAGTTCGGAGCGCAGACGCAGGACAGCGCCGGCGCCGGCCGCCTCCACGCCCTTGCCGGAGCCTTCGTGACCGCCGGTGCATTTGTGACTGCCGGAGCCTTTGTCACCGCCGGCGCGTTCGTGACCGCCACCCCTGATGACTGGGCGGCGGCGCTCGACGCCACCACCGTGCCGGACGGCACGCCCAACACCTTCAGCGGGAACAGCCCGGTCTGGGATTCCATCGGACTCGCGTCCGGCCAGCAGGCCGCCCCACAGCTCGGCCAGGGCGTCACGGTCGCCGTGATCGACTCGGGCATAGACCTCAACCATGCGGGCTTCAGCGGTCACCTCAGCGGCGCCGGGCACGACTTTCTCAGTCAGGACAGTGAGCCGCAGGAAGGGGGCGCCCCCGGCGACGTCGCGTTCGGCCACGGCACCGGGGTGGCCAGCGTGATCCTGCAGGTCGCGCCGCGGGCGACCATCCTGCCACTGCGCGCGCTGAGCCCGGACGGCACCGGCGACACCAGCGACATCGCCGCAGCAGTTCGGTACGCCGCTCAGCACGGCGCGGACATCATCAACGTCTCGGTGGCCAGCGAACCCGACCCCGCGCTGGAACAGGCACTGAATGAAGCGGCAGGGGCCGGCATCTACGTCGTGCTGTCTGCCGGCAATACCGGCCGCAGCCCGGTGCTGTACCCGGCCCGCACCGCGCAGGGCAGCGGCACGTTCGCCGCCCACGCCATTTCGGTGGGCAGCTCCGACACGGCTGGGACCCGCTCGGACTTCTCAAGCTACGGCGCAGATCTCGAAGTACTTGCGCCGGCAGAAGGCGTCTTCACCGCCTACCCAGGCAATCACTTCGCGCAGTGGCGCGGCACGTCGTTCGCTGCGCCGATGGTTAGCGGCGCGCTCGCCCTGGCCGTCGGCGCAGGCGCAGCGGACGACGCGAACCTGGCGGCCGCCCTGACGGCGTCGGCATCCAACGTCGACGCGCTCAATGGTCCCTCGCTGCTTCCCGGAGAGACCACGCTGGGCTACGGCAAGCTGAACCTTCCTGCCTTCCTCTCCGCGCTGCCTTGA